The proteins below come from a single Kitasatospora sp. NBC_00315 genomic window:
- a CDS encoding PadR family transcriptional regulator, with protein sequence MALRNAVMAALLEGAASGYDLAKAFDASVANFWMATPQQLYRELERMEGEGLIAARVVEQERRPNKRVFSLTEDGFRAVRAYTAEPLARPTAIRDELMVKVRCADVGDLAAVRAAIAERVEWATAKLARYERLRARLLDGRPEEEYLLGAERIGPYLTLLRGMDFERENIRWGALALRILERRAALRG encoded by the coding sequence ATGGCGTTGCGCAACGCGGTGATGGCCGCCCTTCTGGAGGGCGCTGCCTCCGGGTACGACCTGGCCAAGGCCTTCGACGCCTCGGTCGCCAACTTCTGGATGGCCACCCCCCAGCAGCTCTACCGCGAGCTGGAGCGGATGGAGGGCGAGGGGCTGATCGCCGCGCGCGTCGTCGAGCAGGAGCGGCGCCCCAACAAGCGGGTCTTCTCGCTCACCGAGGACGGCTTTCGGGCCGTGCGCGCCTACACGGCGGAGCCCCTGGCCCGACCGACCGCCATCCGGGACGAGCTGATGGTCAAGGTCCGGTGCGCGGATGTCGGGGACCTCGCGGCGGTGCGGGCCGCCATCGCCGAACGGGTCGAGTGGGCGACGGCGAAGCTCGCCCGCTACGAACGCCTCCGGGCGCGGCTGCTCGACGGGCGACCGGAGGAGGAGTATCTCCTCGGCGCCGAGCGGATCGGCCCCTACCTCACCCTGCTGCGCGGGATGGACTTCGAGCGGGAGAACATCCGCTGGGGCGCACTGGCGCTGCGGATCCTCGAACGGCGCGCGGCGCTCCGGGGCTGA
- a CDS encoding nuclear transport factor 2 family protein, producing MHPFRQAVEKRDEEAVAALLAENVVFTSPVVFKPYPGKAMTAAILRAALRVFEDFRYVREIADPGGRDHALVFTATVAGRQVQGCDFLHLDEDGRIDEFTVMVRPLSAAQALAEAMGAEFDRIAREAAEG from the coding sequence GTGCACCCCTTCCGCCAGGCCGTCGAGAAGCGCGACGAGGAGGCCGTCGCGGCTCTCCTGGCCGAGAACGTCGTCTTCACCAGTCCGGTCGTCTTCAAGCCGTACCCCGGCAAGGCGATGACCGCGGCCATCCTGCGCGCCGCGCTGCGCGTCTTCGAGGACTTCCGCTACGTCCGGGAGATCGCCGACCCGGGCGGCCGCGACCACGCACTCGTCTTCACCGCGACGGTGGCCGGCCGTCAGGTCCAGGGCTGCGACTTCCTGCACCTCGACGAGGACGGGAGGATCGACGAGTTCACCGTGATGGTGCGTCCGCTCTCCGCCGCCCAGGCGCTGGCCGAGGCGATGGGCGCCGAGTTCGACCGGATCGCCCGGGAGGCGGCCGAGGGGTGA
- a CDS encoding ester cyclase: MTFVQIVECRTDQPDELNRLMDTWIEETQGRRTATHAMVGADRADARHIVEIVEFPSYEAAMRNSGLPETDRIFREMMALCQEPPTFTNLDLVRDERLHKEAARRLLVDPPTGDMSAIDELVAPDYRDHDPSMDGDTVGPAAVKQMIEGYRKAFDFTFDIRSQLADGDQVATRWMWRGTHIGEYMGMPASHKTIECAGMTIFRFEEDKVTEGWWSWDAVAMMRQMGMMPG; this comes from the coding sequence ATGACCTTTGTGCAGATCGTCGAATGCCGTACGGACCAGCCGGACGAGCTCAACCGGCTGATGGACACCTGGATCGAGGAGACCCAGGGCAGGCGCACCGCCACCCACGCGATGGTCGGTGCGGACCGGGCGGACGCCCGGCACATCGTGGAGATCGTCGAGTTCCCCTCGTACGAGGCGGCGATGCGCAATTCCGGGCTGCCGGAGACCGACCGGATCTTCCGGGAGATGATGGCGCTCTGCCAGGAGCCGCCCACCTTCACCAACCTCGATCTGGTCCGCGACGAGCGACTCCACAAGGAGGCGGCGCGTCGGCTGCTGGTGGACCCGCCGACCGGGGACATGTCCGCGATCGACGAGCTGGTGGCGCCGGACTACCGCGACCACGACCCGTCGATGGACGGCGACACGGTCGGTCCGGCCGCCGTCAAGCAGATGATCGAGGGCTACCGCAAGGCGTTCGACTTCACCTTCGACATCCGGAGCCAGCTCGCCGACGGCGACCAGGTGGCCACCCGCTGGATGTGGCGCGGCACCCACATCGGCGAGTACATGGGGATGCCGGCCAGCCACAAGACCATCGAGTGCGCCGGGATGACGATCTTCCGCTTCGAGGAGGACAAGGTGACGGAGGGCTGGTGGAGCTGGGACGCCGTCGCCATGATGCGGCAGATGGGCATGATGCCCGGCTGA
- a CDS encoding ATP-binding protein encodes MRSERILPGDGLAEPSGLPPDGQLRRLVLFGARQAVGRCRDFTRQALWDWQWLPARTEDQRLVAEDVLLLVSELVTNASLHAGGPRELRLHGTTGGLRVEVTDGSPDAPRPRVPHRPGRAGGNGLNVVAVLARDWGWTPGADGGKAVWVEIDRAGPAPTTLPPHERAGSPSE; translated from the coding sequence ATGCGCTCCGAGCGGATCCTTCCCGGCGACGGGCTCGCCGAGCCCTCGGGACTGCCGCCGGACGGCCAACTGCGGCGCCTGGTTCTCTTCGGCGCCCGGCAGGCGGTCGGCCGTTGCCGAGACTTCACCCGGCAGGCCCTGTGGGACTGGCAGTGGCTGCCGGCCCGCACCGAGGACCAGCGTCTGGTGGCCGAGGACGTGCTGCTGCTGGTCTCCGAGCTGGTCACCAACGCCTCCCTGCACGCCGGCGGCCCGCGTGAGCTCCGATTGCACGGCACCACCGGGGGGCTGCGGGTGGAGGTCACGGACGGCAGTCCCGACGCGCCCCGTCCCCGCGTCCCGCACCGGCCGGGTCGGGCCGGCGGGAACGGCCTCAACGTGGTCGCCGTCCTCGCACGGGACTGGGGGTGGACTCCGGGGGCGGACGGCGGCAAGGCCGTCTGGGTGGAGATCGACCGGGCCGGGCCCGCACCCACCACACTCCCGCCGCACGAGCGGGCGGGCTCCCCGTCCGAATGA
- a CDS encoding SigB/SigF/SigG family RNA polymerase sigma factor: protein MSVPHSPAGPTGPARSARSGRPDEIALHPAAVRRAAVREPGARGAGARATAVHAAPTGRPPGLEDLPPVPDPRGMAPGDARELSKVLFVRLRAVDEGGPEYSYVRGTLIELNLSLVRFAAGRFRGRSESMEDILQVGTVGLIKAIDRFAPERDVEFSTYALPTITGEIKRFFRDTSWAVHVPRRLQELRLSLARATDVLEQDLERAPTVRELAEHLRLEEEEVVEGLGASNAYTAGSLDAQTQADGAEGSIADRLGRPDDAMDAVEDLESLRPLIARLPERERAILSLRFVGDMTQSEIGRRLGMSQMHVSRLLSHALRSLREGLLCEE, encoded by the coding sequence ATGTCCGTTCCGCACAGCCCGGCCGGGCCGACCGGCCCCGCCCGCTCGGCCCGTTCCGGCCGCCCCGACGAGATCGCTCTCCACCCGGCCGCCGTACGGCGGGCCGCCGTCCGCGAGCCAGGAGCCCGCGGGGCAGGCGCCCGCGCGACCGCCGTCCATGCCGCCCCGACCGGACGTCCCCCCGGGCTGGAGGACCTGCCGCCCGTGCCCGATCCGCGCGGTATGGCGCCGGGCGACGCCCGTGAACTGTCGAAGGTGCTCTTCGTGCGCCTGCGGGCGGTCGACGAGGGCGGTCCCGAGTACTCCTACGTGCGCGGGACCCTGATCGAGCTGAACCTCTCCCTCGTCAGGTTCGCCGCCGGCCGCTTCCGTGGTCGCAGCGAGTCGATGGAGGACATCCTGCAGGTCGGCACCGTCGGCCTGATCAAGGCGATCGACCGGTTCGCCCCCGAGCGCGACGTGGAGTTCTCCACCTACGCCCTGCCCACCATCACCGGGGAGATCAAGCGGTTCTTCCGGGACACCAGCTGGGCGGTGCACGTCCCCCGCCGCCTGCAGGAGCTACGGCTGTCCCTGGCCCGGGCCACGGACGTGCTCGAACAGGACCTGGAGCGCGCACCCACCGTCCGGGAACTGGCCGAGCACCTCCGGCTGGAAGAGGAGGAGGTGGTCGAGGGTCTCGGCGCGAGCAACGCCTACACGGCCGGTTCGCTGGACGCCCAGACCCAGGCGGACGGTGCCGAGGGCAGCATCGCCGACCGGCTCGGCCGTCCGGACGACGCGATGGACGCGGTCGAGGACCTCGAATCGCTCAGGCCGCTGATCGCCCGGCTGCCCGAGCGTGAGCGGGCCATCCTGTCGCTGCGCTTCGTCGGCGACATGACCCAGTCCGAGATCGGGCGACGGCTCGGGATGTCCCAGATGCACGTGTCCAGGCTGTTGTCCCACGCGCTCCGGTCCCTGCGGGAGGGCCTGCTCTGCGAGGAGTGA
- a CDS encoding STAS domain-containing protein, which produces MDQHPGGAAPDAYGRLRVLVEHRPGGVVVRPEGELDHDTVEPLREALRAGANAGADLLVVDCAGLTFCDSTGLNLLLDTRSETDATNTGLVLAAPSGMVSRMLAISGTGAVFRICASVEEALATGSGAAEGADSAGEDPAGEGRTGGRA; this is translated from the coding sequence ATGGACCAGCACCCCGGCGGTGCAGCGCCGGACGCGTACGGGCGGCTCAGGGTGCTCGTCGAACACCGCCCCGGGGGCGTGGTCGTCCGCCCCGAGGGAGAACTCGACCACGACACCGTCGAGCCGCTGCGCGAGGCCCTGCGGGCCGGCGCGAACGCGGGCGCGGATCTGCTGGTGGTCGACTGCGCCGGGCTGACCTTCTGCGACTCCACCGGCCTCAACCTGTTGCTGGACACCCGCTCGGAGACCGACGCGACGAACACCGGGCTGGTCCTCGCGGCGCCCTCCGGCATGGTCTCCCGGATGCTGGCGATCAGCGGCACCGGGGCCGTCTTCCGGATCTGCGCCTCGGTGGAGGAGGCCCTCGCCACCGGGAGCGGGGCCGCAGAGGGCGCGGACTCAGCCGGCGAGGACCCGGCCGGCGAGGGGCGCACGGGCGGCCGGGCCTGA
- a CDS encoding N-acetylmuramoyl-L-alanine amidase: protein MTSHRAVPDGAPQSTHRRKRRLRIPLAVAAAAVASATAFALLADAGTTRAVTAGPDTLQRGFADAAREFHVPQSVLLALSYQQTRWESHGGEPSTTGNYNVMGLTQVDPAAVAKAIQSGPGPEADGRGDDAPVRKNPPPVEVTDGPALHTLDKAAKLLGRPAGQLKSDPAQSIRGAAALLAKYQKDAGRPASDDVSAWYEAVARFSESTDSEGGKAFADRVFDTVKVGAVRTTADGQLVTLAPAPAVPVEAGAAQHPHSSADGQGPAPVTPAAGTAKGAPAPAKSAPGSAAKTPSSRATGTPASRSSAVTRASLAAAPELDASSTPECPAGLGCDVRPAAYKLINAADPTSYGNYSVGNRPDDGDAIQYIVIHDTEGGFDGSIATFQNPSTQASAHYIVRSSDGHVSQLVATKDVAWHAGNKTVNMHSIGIEHEGYAFPTTKPTWYSEQLYQSSATLTRYLAGRFNVPLDRQHIIGHDDVPGPTESAISGMHWDPGTFWDWNHYMDLLGAPVQGNTGGPLLVGGKVTIAPAFDATNTPPVDNTAARPQNFVYLRTQPSDAAPLINGATTQAADVRAKAVAGTSYVVADQQGDWTAVWYGGQKAWFANPNGRAGTADNRTGQTVLTPRQGVASIPVYGRTYPETTKYPAGIDTTNLAPVSYTSVTVPAGQSYVALGPDPVKGDYYYTQNINGDAPNDRTLVVGDETYYPIRYNHRLAYLKASDVEARTAVTPPASGYTPAGPIRLLDTRTGLGGRTGKVGATQSVALQIAGADLGGGLTVPADVTAVVLNVTATDPTGPSFVAVYPDGQPRSSASNLNFTTGQTIPNLVVVPVINGKVDLYNNDGAVHLIADITGYYSPSGASKLVTAGPVRLLDTRTGLGGRTGKVGATQSVALQIAGADLGGGRTVPADVTAVVLNVTATDPTGPSFVAVYPDGQPRSSASNLNFTTGQTIPNLVVVPVINGKVDLYNNDGAVHLIADISSYYTTGKGSSFVSAGPTRLLDTRFGIGARVGKLQGQQSLALQVTGRSGVPSNVTAVVLNVTATDPTGPSFVAVYPDGQERTSASNLNFTTGQTIPNLVVVPVINGKVDLYNNDGAVHLIADVAGYFTG from the coding sequence TTGACCAGCCACCGCGCCGTGCCCGACGGCGCTCCCCAGTCCACGCACCGCCGCAAGCGGCGGTTGCGGATACCTCTGGCCGTAGCGGCCGCCGCCGTGGCCTCCGCCACCGCTTTCGCGTTGCTGGCCGACGCCGGGACGACCAGGGCGGTGACGGCCGGTCCGGACACCCTGCAGCGCGGATTCGCCGACGCGGCACGGGAGTTCCACGTGCCGCAGAGCGTGCTGCTCGCGTTGTCCTACCAGCAGACCCGCTGGGAGTCGCACGGCGGCGAGCCCAGCACCACGGGCAACTACAACGTCATGGGTCTGACCCAGGTCGATCCGGCCGCGGTGGCCAAGGCGATCCAGTCGGGCCCCGGCCCGGAGGCCGACGGCCGTGGCGACGACGCCCCGGTGCGCAAGAACCCGCCGCCGGTCGAGGTGACGGACGGCCCCGCGCTGCACACCCTGGACAAGGCCGCCAAGCTGCTCGGCCGGCCCGCCGGTCAGTTGAAGTCGGACCCGGCCCAGAGCATCCGGGGCGCCGCCGCCCTGCTGGCGAAGTACCAGAAGGACGCCGGGCGTCCCGCCTCCGACGACGTCTCGGCGTGGTACGAGGCGGTGGCCCGGTTCAGCGAGTCCACCGACAGCGAGGGCGGCAAGGCGTTCGCGGACCGGGTGTTCGACACGGTCAAGGTGGGAGCGGTGCGCACCACCGCCGACGGGCAGTTGGTCACCCTCGCCCCCGCACCCGCCGTGCCGGTCGAGGCCGGCGCCGCGCAGCACCCGCACAGCAGCGCGGACGGCCAGGGCCCGGCCCCGGTCACGCCCGCCGCCGGGACCGCCAAGGGCGCACCCGCCCCGGCGAAGTCCGCTCCTGGATCGGCTGCGAAGACGCCTTCCTCCCGCGCCACCGGCACCCCGGCCTCCCGCAGTTCGGCCGTGACCCGGGCCTCGCTCGCCGCCGCCCCGGAGCTGGACGCGAGCAGCACCCCGGAGTGCCCGGCCGGTCTCGGCTGCGACGTCCGTCCCGCCGCGTACAAGCTGATCAACGCCGCCGACCCCACCTCGTACGGCAACTACAGCGTGGGCAACCGTCCCGACGACGGCGACGCGATCCAGTACATCGTCATCCACGACACCGAGGGCGGTTTCGACGGGTCCATCGCGACCTTCCAGAACCCGAGCACCCAGGCCAGCGCCCACTACATCGTGCGGTCCTCGGACGGGCACGTCAGCCAGCTGGTGGCCACCAAGGACGTGGCCTGGCACGCCGGCAACAAGACAGTCAACATGCACAGCATCGGGATCGAGCACGAGGGCTACGCCTTCCCGACCACCAAGCCGACCTGGTACTCGGAGCAGCTCTACCAGTCCTCCGCGACGCTGACCCGCTACCTGGCCGGCCGCTTCAACGTGCCGCTCGACCGCCAGCACATCATCGGCCACGACGACGTCCCCGGGCCGACCGAGTCCGCGATCTCCGGCATGCACTGGGATCCGGGCACGTTCTGGGACTGGAACCACTACATGGACCTGCTCGGTGCGCCGGTCCAGGGCAACACGGGCGGCCCGCTGCTGGTCGGCGGCAAGGTGACCATCGCGCCGGCCTTCGACGCCACCAACACCCCGCCGGTGGACAACACCGCCGCCCGCCCGCAGAACTTCGTCTACCTGCGCACCCAGCCCTCGGACGCCGCTCCGCTGATCAACGGTGCGACCACCCAGGCCGCCGACGTCCGGGCCAAGGCGGTGGCCGGCACCAGCTACGTCGTCGCCGACCAGCAGGGCGACTGGACGGCCGTCTGGTACGGCGGCCAGAAGGCCTGGTTCGCCAATCCGAACGGCCGCGCCGGCACCGCCGACAACCGCACCGGGCAGACCGTGCTGACTCCGCGTCAGGGCGTTGCCTCGATACCGGTGTACGGCCGCACCTACCCCGAGACGACCAAGTACCCGGCCGGCATCGACACCACCAACCTGGCGCCGGTCTCGTACACCAGCGTCACCGTCCCGGCCGGACAGTCCTACGTCGCGCTCGGCCCGGACCCGGTCAAGGGCGACTACTACTACACGCAGAACATCAACGGCGACGCGCCGAACGACCGCACTCTGGTGGTGGGTGACGAGACCTACTACCCGATCCGCTACAACCACCGGCTCGCCTACCTGAAGGCGAGCGACGTCGAGGCGCGGACCGCGGTGACCCCGCCGGCCAGCGGCTACACCCCCGCCGGTCCGATCCGGCTGCTGGACACCCGCACCGGGCTCGGCGGGCGGACGGGCAAGGTCGGTGCGACCCAGTCCGTGGCGCTGCAGATCGCGGGCGCCGACCTCGGTGGTGGCCTGACGGTGCCGGCGGACGTGACGGCGGTGGTCCTGAACGTGACGGCCACCGATCCGACCGGGCCGAGCTTCGTCGCGGTCTACCCGGACGGCCAGCCGCGCTCCTCGGCCTCGAACCTCAACTTCACCACCGGACAGACCATCCCCAACCTGGTGGTGGTGCCGGTGATCAACGGCAAGGTCGACCTCTACAACAACGACGGCGCCGTCCACCTGATCGCCGACATCACCGGCTACTACTCGCCGAGCGGTGCGTCCAAGCTGGTCACGGCCGGTCCGGTCCGGCTGCTGGACACCCGCACCGGGCTCGGCGGGCGGACGGGCAAGGTCGGTGCGACCCAGTCCGTGGCGCTGCAGATCGCCGGGGCGGATCTCGGTGGCGGCAGGACGGTGCCGGCGGATGTGACGGCGGTGGTCCTGAACGTGACGGCCACCGATCCGACCGGGCCGAGCTTCGTCGCGGTCTACCCGGACGGCCAGCCGCGCTCCTCGGCGTCGAACCTCAACTTCACCACCGGTCAGACCATCCCCAACCTGGTGGTGGTGCCGGTGATCAACGGCAAGGTCGACCTCTACAACAACGACGGCGCCGTCCACCTGATCGCCGACATCAGCAGCTACTACACCACCGGCAAGGGCTCGTCCTTCGTCAGCGCGGGTCCGACCCGGCTGCTGGACACCCGCTTCGGCATCGGCGCCAGGGTGGGCAAGCTGCAGGGCCAGCAGTCGCTGGCGCTCCAGGTCACCGGCCGCTCCGGAGTCCCGTCGAACGTGACGGCGGTGGTCCTGAACGTGACGGCCACCGACCCGACCGGGCCGAGCTTCGTCGCGGTCTACCCGGACGGCCAGGAGCGCACCTCGGCGTCGAACCTCAACTTCACCACCGGTCAGACCATCCCCAACCTGGTGGTGGTGCCGGTGATCAACGGCAAGGTCGACCTCTACAACAACGACGGCGCCGTTCACCTGATCGCGGACGTCGCCGGGTACTTCACGGGCTGA
- a CDS encoding putative quinol monooxygenase, which produces MILIVVKMTVRPEFADSWLSLVDDFTRATRAEPGNLFFEWSTSVDEPHTFVLVEGFASREAGDAHVNSAHFKAGLETIAGAVASTPQIISTEAAATGWGEMAELSPAR; this is translated from the coding sequence ATGATCCTGATCGTCGTCAAGATGACCGTCCGCCCGGAGTTCGCCGACAGCTGGCTCTCGCTGGTCGACGACTTCACCCGTGCCACCCGCGCCGAGCCCGGCAACCTCTTCTTCGAGTGGTCCACCAGCGTCGACGAACCGCACACGTTCGTCCTGGTCGAGGGCTTCGCCTCGCGCGAGGCCGGCGACGCGCACGTCAACTCGGCGCACTTCAAGGCCGGTCTGGAGACGATAGCCGGGGCCGTGGCGAGCACGCCGCAGATCATCAGCACCGAGGCCGCGGCGACCGGCTGGGGCGAGATGGCGGAGCTGAGCCCGGCTCGCTGA
- a CDS encoding NUDIX hydrolase: MAVAPVLGVGVIVPTGSGGVLLGRRITAGEDPSWGLPGGKVDHPGESFEQAAARELAEETGILLPATGMRVLAVLLDHRLGRPRLTAAVLAPPSTAPAEVTEPHACAGWERFPVGSLPSPLFLPSALVLGRWLPERAALPHGAYAYPVTG; this comes from the coding sequence ATGGCAGTGGCACCGGTGCTCGGAGTCGGCGTGATCGTGCCCACCGGATCGGGCGGGGTTCTCCTCGGCCGCCGGATCACGGCGGGCGAGGATCCCAGCTGGGGCCTGCCCGGCGGCAAGGTGGACCACCCCGGGGAGTCCTTCGAGCAGGCCGCCGCCCGGGAGCTGGCCGAGGAGACCGGCATCCTCCTGCCGGCCACCGGGATGCGGGTGCTGGCCGTCCTGCTCGACCACCGGCTGGGGCGCCCCCGGCTGACCGCCGCCGTGCTCGCGCCGCCCAGCACGGCCCCCGCCGAGGTCACCGAGCCGCACGCCTGCGCGGGCTGGGAGCGGTTCCCGGTCGGGTCGCTGCCGAGTCCGCTGTTCCTCCCGTCCGCCCTGGTGCTCGGCCGCTGGCTGCCCGAGCGGGCGGCGCTGCCGCACGGCGCGTACGCCTACCCGGTCACCGGCTGA
- a CDS encoding SDR family NAD(P)-dependent oxidoreductase → MTAVEDIQSTTGTTQEAVEHGPGIDPERLALLLDVLAELDGLDVDHPDAITVRQAVGGVFRTLKQRRRQETRARKTANDRAVTAATATGAPGRIDDETQGAFGLTTVTTTEIAGILERPRSCYTCKQRYVEVDAFYHQLCQNCAKLNHGRRDARTDLTGRRALLTGGRAKIGMYIALRLLRDGAHTTITTRFPNDAIRRFKAMPDSAEWLHRLKIVGIDLRDPAQVMALADEVAADGPLDILINNAAQTVRRPPESYRELVNAESAPLPAGELPQSTTIGRFGSGSVDLPALPGQATGGSERLSAEDITSLALVSGSASPARIEAGTAIDAGGLVPDLAPTNSWVQTVSEVGPMELLEVQLCNSTAPFILISRLRPAMAASPARRKYVVNVSAMEGVFSRGYKGAGHPHTNMAKAALNMLTRTSAKEMLESDGILMTAVDTGWITDERPHPDKMRLAAEGFHAPLDLVDGAARVYDPIVRGELGEDLHGCFLKDYAQSGW, encoded by the coding sequence ATGACGGCGGTCGAGGACATCCAGAGCACCACCGGGACCACCCAGGAGGCGGTCGAGCACGGTCCGGGCATCGACCCGGAGCGCCTCGCCCTCCTCCTCGACGTGCTCGCCGAGCTGGACGGACTGGACGTCGACCACCCGGACGCGATCACCGTCCGGCAGGCCGTCGGCGGTGTGTTCCGCACCCTGAAGCAGCGCCGCCGCCAGGAGACGCGCGCCCGCAAGACGGCCAACGACCGGGCCGTCACGGCCGCCACGGCCACCGGCGCACCCGGCCGGATCGACGACGAGACCCAGGGCGCCTTCGGCCTGACCACCGTCACGACCACCGAGATCGCCGGCATCCTGGAGCGACCGCGCTCCTGCTACACCTGCAAGCAGCGGTACGTCGAGGTGGACGCCTTCTACCACCAGCTCTGCCAGAACTGCGCGAAGCTCAACCACGGGCGGCGCGACGCCCGCACCGACCTCACCGGCCGGCGCGCGCTGCTCACCGGCGGCCGCGCCAAGATCGGGATGTACATCGCACTGCGGCTGCTGCGCGACGGCGCGCACACCACCATCACCACCCGGTTCCCGAACGACGCGATCCGCCGCTTCAAGGCGATGCCGGACAGTGCCGAGTGGCTGCACCGCCTCAAGATCGTCGGAATCGACCTGCGCGACCCCGCCCAGGTCATGGCGCTCGCGGACGAGGTCGCGGCCGACGGCCCGCTGGACATCCTGATCAACAACGCCGCACAGACCGTCCGCCGCCCGCCGGAGTCCTACCGCGAGCTGGTCAACGCCGAGTCCGCCCCGCTGCCCGCCGGTGAGCTGCCGCAGTCCACCACCATCGGCCGCTTCGGCAGCGGCAGCGTCGACCTGCCCGCCCTGCCCGGCCAGGCCACCGGCGGCAGCGAGCGGCTCTCCGCCGAGGACATCACCTCGCTCGCCCTGGTCAGCGGCTCCGCCTCGCCCGCCCGGATCGAGGCCGGCACCGCCATCGACGCCGGCGGGCTCGTGCCGGACCTCGCCCCGACCAACAGCTGGGTCCAGACGGTCAGCGAGGTGGGCCCGATGGAGCTGCTGGAGGTCCAGCTCTGCAACTCCACCGCGCCCTTCATCCTGATCAGCCGGCTGCGCCCGGCGATGGCCGCCTCCCCGGCGCGCCGCAAGTACGTGGTCAACGTCTCCGCGATGGAGGGCGTCTTCAGCCGCGGCTACAAGGGCGCCGGCCACCCGCACACCAACATGGCCAAGGCCGCGCTGAACATGCTGACCCGCACCAGCGCCAAGGAGATGCTGGAGAGCGACGGCATCCTGATGACCGCCGTCGACACCGGCTGGATCACCGACGAGCGCCCGCACCCGGACAAGATGCGACTGGCCGCCGAGGGCTTCCACGCGCCGCTGGACCTGGTCGACGGCGCCGCCCGGGTGTACGACCCGATCGTCCGCGGCGAGCTGGGCGAGGACCTGCACGGCTGCTTCCTCAAGGACTACGCCCAGTCCGGCTGGTAG
- a CDS encoding GuaB1 family IMP dehydrogenase-related protein, translating into MRFLNPQTGSYDDRNSVPYDLTYDDVFMVPSRSAVGSRQGVDLSSNDGTGTTIPLVVANMTAIAGRRMAETVARRGGLVAIPQDIPTEVISDVIGWVKQRHLVHDTAITLAPGATVAEALSLIHKRAHNALVVVEDGRPVGVVTDSDCQGVDRFTSVSEVMSRDLLLLEEGIDPRAAFEKLNEGHRKLAPVIDADGRLVGILTRKNALRATLYTPAVDAAGKLRIAATVGINGDVAGKAKALVEAGADVLVVDTAHGHQESMISALRAVRGLDPRIPIVAGNVVSAAGVRDLVEAGADILKVGVGPGAMCTTRMMTGVGRPQFSAVLECAAEARRLGKHVWADGGVRHPRDVAMALAAGASNVMIGSWFAGTYESPGDLQTTADGRQYKESFGMASARAVRNRTSEESAYDRARKALFEEGISTSRMFLDPARPGVEDLIDSIVAGVRSSCTYAGANSLEEFREKAVVGIQSAAGYAEGKPLHSSWA; encoded by the coding sequence ATGCGCTTCTTGAACCCCCAGACCGGCAGCTACGACGACCGCAACTCGGTGCCGTACGACCTCACGTACGACGACGTCTTCATGGTCCCCAGCCGCTCCGCCGTGGGCTCCCGGCAGGGCGTCGACCTCTCCTCGAACGACGGCACCGGGACGACCATCCCGCTGGTCGTCGCCAACATGACCGCCATCGCCGGCCGCCGGATGGCCGAGACCGTGGCCCGCCGCGGCGGCCTGGTCGCCATCCCGCAGGACATCCCGACCGAGGTCATCTCCGACGTCATCGGCTGGGTCAAGCAGCGTCACCTGGTGCACGACACCGCCATCACCCTCGCGCCCGGCGCGACCGTCGCCGAGGCACTGTCGCTCATCCACAAGCGCGCGCACAACGCGCTGGTCGTGGTCGAGGACGGCAGGCCGGTCGGCGTCGTCACCGACTCCGACTGCCAGGGCGTGGACCGCTTCACCAGCGTGAGCGAGGTGATGTCCCGCGACCTGCTGCTCCTGGAGGAGGGCATCGACCCGCGCGCCGCGTTCGAGAAGCTCAACGAGGGCCACCGCAAGCTCGCCCCGGTGATCGACGCGGACGGCCGCCTGGTCGGCATCCTGACCCGCAAGAACGCGCTGCGCGCCACCCTCTACACCCCGGCGGTGGACGCCGCGGGCAAGCTGCGGATCGCCGCCACCGTCGGCATCAACGGCGACGTGGCGGGCAAGGCCAAGGCGCTCGTCGAGGCCGGCGCCGACGTGCTGGTGGTCGACACCGCGCACGGCCACCAGGAGTCGATGATCAGCGCGCTGCGCGCCGTGCGCGGCCTGGACCCGCGGATCCCGATCGTGGCCGGCAACGTGGTCTCCGCCGCCGGCGTCCGTGACCTGGTCGAGGCCGGCGCCGACATCCTCAAGGTCGGGGTCGGCCCGGGCGCGATGTGCACCACCCGGATGATGACCGGCGTCGGGCGCCCGCAGTTCTCCGCCGTCCTGGAGTGCGCCGCCGAGGCCCGCCGCCTGGGCAAGCACGTCTGGGCCGACGGCGGCGTCCGGCACCCGCGCGACGTCGCGATGGCGCTGGCCGCCGGCGCGTCCAACGTGATGATCGGCTCCTGGTTCGCCGGTACCTACGAGTCGCCCGGCGACCTGCAGACCACCGCCGACGGCCGCCAGTACAAGGAGAGCTTCGGGATGGCCTCCGCGCGCGCCGTGCGCAACCGCACCTCCGAGGAGTCGGCCTACGACCGCGCCCGCAAGGCGCTGTTCGAGGAGGGCATCTCCACCTCGCGGATGTTCCTGGACCCGGCCCGTCCGGGCGTCGAGGACCTGATCGACTCGATCGTCGCGGGCGTGCGCAGCTCCTGCACCTACGCGGGCGCCAACAGCCTGGAGGAGTTCCGCGAGAAGGCCGTCGTCGGCATCCAGA